In a single window of the Coffea eugenioides isolate CCC68of chromosome 3, Ceug_1.0, whole genome shotgun sequence genome:
- the LOC113765821 gene encoding probable disease resistance protein RXW24L, with the protein METYGIKAVLERGESSSGGKSESKKWLRKTCAHGVEERFIGMEEEISALVSMLLDDNRKFGVVSICGMARLGVGREVKEVQSLLQRMQCFLEDVDKRKHEESSFRNYVKQIRDLAYRIENVVETYAAKVASKRGRKDICSMLKRFACMLRESTSLHKVGSQIADIKTEISNLTASMESFGIKAAMDNESSDARNERRKWLRQRYAHEVEEDFVGMKKDINQLVSLMLDHAKRDARVVSIYGMGGLGKTALARKIYHHRERSFKGFAWLAPEKKDEISRMGEREVVEELYKVQKVKSCLVVVDDIWRVDDWNSLRPAFPIAEASLSKILLTTRKENVAKVGILYPLGFLNKEESWELLQKKAFCRRDPGDSRIEPKLVEDLGREMVAKCGDEPLAISVIGGILREKNCLDGWKKVHKVIDSYLRRSESSEGDQAIVQVLTLSYDDLPYHLKPCFLYMSHYPEDKMIQAEELCLCWMAEGIVSSRDQGKEETLMDVAERYFNELASRSLVQVQADEQFAGSMQFCRLHDLMRELYLAKSEEEEFFQMENHIHRGLILSILIITRIIHLIIMSYKNLLNNFDPFCYSAQGVRFNKLPQRFGSLIHLRFLCIKDCGVKELPSSICDLPFLRTLDLRDDITNEGDCALPNALWKLKQLRHLYLNRKYHAVGGEKLTLHGLDKLETLEGIACEHMEISDLYKLKNLRYLYHAKVNGNESISKMINYIEAAKDLRVHLSSDAGFVLLKKLLMNCNIYELSIHASSALCGKLPKQASHLCPSLQSLTLSGCEIGDDPMDALERLPNLRILKLGMLSFVGKNMVCHASGFPQLRHLFIDNMPALENWTVEGGSMPHLSTLTIWDCNKLLSWITSRAKESST; encoded by the exons ATGGAAACCTATGGCATCAAAGCAGTGTTGGAGAGGGGGGAATCTAGTTCTGGTGGGAAAAGTGAGAGCAAAAAATGGTTGAGAAAAACTTGTGCTCATGGAGTGGAGGAACGTTTTATCGGGATGGAAGAGGAGATAAGTGCATTGGTATCAATGTTGCTTGATGATAATAGGAAATTCGGAGTTGTTTCAATTTGTGGAATGGCCCGATTGG GAGTTGGCAGAGAAGTGAAGGAAGTTCAATCCCTGCTGCAGCGGATGCAGTGTTTCCTGGAGGACGTGGATAAAAGGAAACATGAAGAGTCCAGCTTCCGTAATTATGTAAAACAGATCAGGGATCTGGCCTATCGGATTGAAAATGTTGTCGAGACTTATGCTGCTAAAGTTGCATCGAAAAGGGGAAGGAAGGACATCTGCAGCATGCTCAAAAGATTTGCTTGTATGCTGAGAGAATCCACAAGCCTTCACAAGGTTGGTTCCCAGATTGCAGATATCAAAACAGAGATCAGCAACCTCACAGCGAGCATGGAATCTTTTGGCATAAAAGCTGCAATGGATAATGAGAGTTCAGATGCAAGAAATGAAAGAAGAAAATGGTTGAGGCAAAGGTACGCCCACGAGGTTGAGGAAGACTTTGTTGGGATGAAAAAGGACATCAATCAACTGGTATCGCTAATGCTTGATCATGCCAAGAGGGATGCTCGAGTCGTTTCAATATATGGGATGGGTGGCTTAGGAAAGACAGCTCTTGCCCGAAAAATCTACCACCACCGGGAACGCAGTTTCAAAGGCTTTGCTTGG CTTGCTCCAGAAAAGAAGGACGAGATTTCTCGAATGGGAGAGAGGGAAGTTGTGGAGGAGCTTTACAAGGTGCAGAAAGTGAAAAGTTGTCTAGTTGTTGTTGATGACATATGGAGGGTGGATGATTGGAATAGCCTTAGACCTGCCTTCCCAATTGCTGAGGCAAGCCTCAGCAAGATTTTGCTCACAACTCGCAAAGAAAATGTAGCCAAGGTTGGCATCCTGTATCCACTTGGATTTCTAAATAAAGAGGAGAGTTGGGAATTGCTCCAGAAGAAGGCATTCTGCAGAAGAGATCCTGGAG ACTCAAGAATTGAACCAAAGCTCGTGGAAGACTTGGGAAGAGAAATGGTGGCCAAATGTGGAGACGAACCTTTAGCAATCTCTGTCATTGGAGGCATTTTGCGTGAAAAGAATTGCTTAGATGGTTGGAAGAAGGTGCACAAAGTCATTGATTCGTACTTAAGGAGGAGCGAAAGCAGTGAAGGAGATCAAGCAATAGTGCAAGTATTGACCTTAAGTTATGATGACTTGCCTTATCATTTGAAACCATGCTTTCTTTATATGAGCCATTATCCAGAAGATAAAATGATACAAGCAGAAGAATTGTGTTTGTGTTGGATGGCAGAAGGCATAGTTTCATCAAGGGatcaaggaaaagaagaaacactGATGGATGTAGCAGAACGCTACTTCAATGAACTGGCGAGCAGATCTTTAGTGCAGGTGCAAGCGGATGAACAGTTTGCAGGATCAATGCAATTTTGCCGCCTACATGACCTTATGCGAGAGCTGTATCTGGCAAAGAGTGAAGAAGAAGAGTTCTTCCAGATGGAAAACCACATTCACAGAGGCCTCATTCTTTCAATTCTAATAATTACAAGGATCATTCATTTGATTATAATGTCATACAAGAATCTGCTCAACAACTTCGATCCCTTTTGTTATTCAGCTCAGG GTGTCCGTTTCAATAAACTACCTCAACGTTTTGGTAGCTTGATCCATTTGAGGTTTCTATGCATAAAAGACTGTGGAGTGAAGGAGTTGCCATCATCCATCTGCGACTTGCCATTCTTACGGACCCTTGATCTCAGAGATGATATAACCAATGAGGGTGACTGTGCATTACCCAATGCTTTGTGGAAATTGAAGCAATTGAGACACCTTTATCTTAATCGGAAGTATCATGCAGTAGGAGGAGAAAAATTGACATTGCATGGCCTGGATAAGTTGGAGACATTGGAAGGAATTGCATGTGAACACATGGAAATTTCAGATCTTTATAAGCTGAAAAATCTGCGATACCTCTATCATGCAAAAGTTAATGGAAACGAGAGCATCTCCAAGATGATCAACTACATTGAGGCTGCTAAAGACTTACGTGTCCATCTAAGTTCAGACGCAGGTTTTGTTCTTCTCAAAAAGCTTTTGATGAATTGCAACATTTATGAGTTAAGTATACATGCATCTAGTGCTCTGTGCGGCAAATTACCCAAGCAAGCATCTCATTTGTGTCCAAGTCTCCAATCTTTGACCTTGTCAGGCTGCGAAATTGGGGATGATCCAATGGACGCTCTGGAGAGGCTTCCCAATCTAAGAATATTGAAGCTGGGAATGCTGTCCTTTGTTGGAAAAAACATGGTTTGTCATGCCAGTGGCTTCCCTCAACTCAGGCATCTTTTCATTGACAATATGCCTGCCTTAGAAAACTGGACGGTGGAAGGAGGATCCATGCCACATCTTTCTACTCTAACCATTTGGGATTGCAACAAGTTGTTGAGTTGGATAACTTCTAGAGCTAAAGAATCCTCTACTTAA
- the LOC113765118 gene encoding actin-depolymerizing factor-like, protein MHHIHSLRKNNSWVGTFYSLFLHNTCNSHLFSGLKLHKSISASAHHLLSSVAMSFSRATSFSRGPNASSGMGVAEHCKSTYLELQRKKVHRYVIFKIDEMKKEVVVEKTGSPSESYEDFTASLPENDCRYAVYDFDYVTAENCQKSKIFFIAWSPSVSRIRPKMLYATSKDRFRRELQGIHYEIQATDPTEMELDVLRERAN, encoded by the exons ATGCATCATATTCATTCTCTAAGAAAAAACAATTCTTGGGTGGGTACTttttattctctttttcttcacaaTACATGTAACTCTCACTTATTCTCTGGTCTGAAGCTACACAAATCCATCAGCGCATCTGCTCATCATCTTCTCTCTTCGGTAGCCATGTCTTTCAGCAGAGCCACGTCTTTCAGCAGGGGG CCCAATGCATCATCTGGCATGGGTGTTGCTGAACATTGCAAAAGCACATACCTCGAATTGCAGAGGAAAAAGGTGCACCGCTATGTGATTTTCAAGATTGATGAGATGAAAAAAGAAGTGGTGGTTGAAAAAACTGGGAGCCCATCTGAGAGCTATGAAGATTTCACTGCATCTCTACCTGAGAATGATTGCCGATATGCAGTATACGACTTTGATTATGTTACTGCTGAGAACTGTCAAAAGAGCAAGATCTTTTTCATTGCATG GTCTCCATCTGTGTCCAGGATCCGTCCGAAAATGCTGTATGCTACATCTAAGGATAGGTTCCGAAGGGAGCTGCAGGGTATCCATTATGAGATCCAGGCCACTGATCCTACTGAAATGGAGCTTGATGTTCTCAGAGAACGAGCAAATTAA